The Marinilongibacter aquaticus genome has a window encoding:
- a CDS encoding 3-phosphoshikimate 1-carboxyvinyltransferase, which produces MDSILLKKNTQRFQKKIPLVSSKSESNRALIINALCGFQAELENLASARDTQTMIRLLKEDGEVADVLDAGTTMRFLTAYFSAKGQKKLMTGTPRMQERPIGILVDALRTIGVEIEYVKNEGYPPHQIQAFTDQKSDEVSIRGDVSSQYISALLMIAPTLPKGLKINLTGEVGSIPYITMTIQLMASFGVEVMADWSMNRLEVPSQKYVPVRYKIESDWSGASYWYAVVALAAHEDAEIELLGLKENSLQGDSAIVQIMEVLGVKSTFTEGGVLLQKTKAQNKLVWDFANCPDLTQTVAVVCVMKGIPAEFTGIESLKIKETDRVLALQNELQKIGGELVEVVKDFKYEIRFIECNPFETPKIETYEDHRMAMAFAPVSMLREVEIEEPEVVVKSYPEFWEHFSEVTELVKA; this is translated from the coding sequence ATGGACAGCATTTTACTCAAAAAGAACACTCAGCGTTTTCAAAAGAAAATACCTTTGGTTTCTTCGAAATCAGAAAGCAACAGGGCTTTGATAATCAATGCACTTTGTGGATTTCAGGCCGAACTCGAAAATCTGGCCTCGGCAAGAGATACCCAAACGATGATTAGGCTTTTGAAAGAAGACGGTGAAGTGGCCGATGTGTTGGATGCGGGTACTACGATGCGTTTTTTGACAGCCTATTTTTCTGCGAAAGGGCAAAAGAAGCTGATGACCGGAACGCCTAGAATGCAGGAAAGGCCAATCGGTATTTTGGTCGATGCCTTGCGGACAATTGGAGTGGAGATCGAGTATGTGAAAAACGAAGGATATCCCCCGCATCAAATTCAAGCTTTTACAGACCAGAAAAGTGATGAGGTGAGTATCCGAGGAGATGTCAGCAGTCAGTATATTTCGGCTTTGCTAATGATTGCCCCGACTTTGCCCAAAGGCTTGAAAATCAATTTGACAGGCGAGGTGGGGTCGATCCCTTACATTACAATGACCATTCAATTGATGGCTTCATTTGGCGTGGAGGTGATGGCAGATTGGAGTATGAACAGGCTTGAAGTGCCTTCTCAGAAATATGTGCCCGTGCGTTATAAAATCGAATCAGATTGGTCGGGAGCCAGCTATTGGTATGCCGTGGTGGCTTTGGCGGCTCACGAAGATGCAGAAATCGAACTGCTGGGATTGAAGGAAAATTCTTTGCAGGGCGACAGTGCAATTGTACAGATTATGGAAGTGTTGGGCGTAAAGAGCACTTTTACGGAAGGAGGGGTACTGCTTCAGAAAACCAAAGCCCAAAATAAGCTGGTTTGGGATTTTGCCAATTGTCCAGATTTGACCCAGACTGTGGCCGTAGTGTGTGTGATGAAAGGTATTCCTGCAGAATTTACCGGTATAGAAAGCCTTAAAATCAAGGAGACAGACAGGGTGTTGGCTTTGCAGAATGAATTGCAGAAAATAGGTGGAGAGTTGGTTGAGGTAGTGAAGGACTTCAAATACGAGATCCGTTTCATTGAATGCAATCCTTTTGAAACGCCCAAAATCGAAACCTACGAAGATCACCGCATGGCGATGGCCTTTGCTCCAGTATCTATGCTTCGGGAAGTGGAAATTGAAGAACCCGAAGTGGTGGTGAAGTCTTATCCCGAGTTTTGGGAGCACTTTTCTGAAGTGACCGAGCTCGTGAAGGCGTAA
- a CDS encoding FMN-binding glutamate synthase family protein, which translates to MLSSIPWWAYLILFLIILLIRDITQKRHTITHNFPIVGHLRYILESFGPELRQYIVANNREELPFNRRQRSWMYASSKKENHYQGFGTDQDIHESGYIFIKPALMPFRADLSLDWGKACPSAKIIGPHREKPFHPKSIVNISAMSYGSLSASAISALNMGAANFGCYHNTGEGGLSAYHKKGADVCFHFGTGYFGVRDEHGGFSLDKMIETVKNNPCIKMIEVKLSQGAKPGKGGVLPGSKITAELAEIRGVKVGESVLSPAYHSAFSTIPEMVDFIETIAKHTGLPVGIKSAVGKLEMWEELADFMKSTGYGPDFITIDGGEGGTGAAPPSFADHMALPWVYAFSSVYKVFQLRSLTDRITFIGSGKLGLPDSAIMAMAMGADMINVAREAMISIGCIQAQSCHTNRCPTGIATNNKWLESGLDPSLKYVRFSNYVSNLTREIMEITHACGYAHPSQFNMDDIDISMGDNNHTASLRVAYGYQKDEVKVMPYGAEPL; encoded by the coding sequence ATGCTATCTTCTATCCCTTGGTGGGCCTATTTGATCTTGTTTTTGATCATTCTCCTAATCCGCGACATCACTCAAAAACGCCACACGATTACCCATAATTTTCCGATTGTAGGTCATCTACGATACATTCTCGAAAGCTTCGGTCCTGAACTGCGACAGTACATTGTAGCCAATAACCGTGAAGAATTGCCTTTTAACCGTCGGCAGCGAAGCTGGATGTACGCCTCTTCGAAAAAGGAAAATCATTATCAAGGGTTTGGGACCGATCAAGATATTCATGAATCGGGTTATATTTTCATCAAACCTGCTCTGATGCCTTTTCGTGCCGACCTTTCGTTGGACTGGGGAAAAGCTTGCCCGTCGGCCAAGATTATTGGACCGCACCGCGAAAAACCCTTTCATCCCAAATCCATCGTCAACATTTCGGCCATGAGTTACGGTTCGTTGTCGGCCTCGGCTATTTCAGCTTTGAACATGGGAGCAGCCAATTTTGGCTGTTATCACAATACCGGAGAAGGTGGTCTTTCTGCATATCATAAAAAGGGGGCAGACGTCTGCTTTCATTTTGGGACAGGTTATTTCGGGGTGCGTGATGAGCATGGCGGTTTCAGTTTGGACAAGATGATCGAGACGGTAAAAAACAATCCCTGCATAAAAATGATTGAGGTGAAGCTTTCTCAAGGGGCAAAACCAGGGAAAGGAGGCGTGCTTCCGGGTTCGAAAATCACTGCTGAATTGGCAGAGATTCGAGGTGTGAAAGTGGGCGAAAGTGTGTTGTCTCCGGCATATCATTCTGCATTTTCCACGATTCCAGAGATGGTCGATTTTATCGAAACCATTGCCAAGCACACCGGTTTGCCAGTTGGGATCAAATCTGCTGTAGGTAAATTGGAAATGTGGGAGGAGTTGGCCGACTTTATGAAAAGCACAGGTTATGGCCCGGATTTCATTACCATTGACGGTGGGGAAGGTGGAACTGGTGCGGCCCCGCCCTCATTTGCAGACCACATGGCTTTGCCTTGGGTTTATGCTTTTTCATCTGTGTACAAAGTTTTCCAGTTGAGGAGCCTTACAGACCGCATTACTTTTATTGGTTCAGGTAAATTGGGTTTGCCCGACAGTGCCATTATGGCCATGGCTATGGGGGCAGACATGATAAATGTGGCCCGCGAAGCGATGATCTCTATCGGTTGTATTCAAGCTCAATCTTGTCATACAAACCGTTGTCCGACAGGTATCGCCACGAACAACAAATGGCTGGAGTCGGGTTTAGACCCCAGTTTGAAATATGTACGTTTCTCGAACTATGTGAGCAACCTGACTCGCGAAATCATGGAGATTACGCACGCCTGCGGCTATGCTCATCCCTCGCAATTCAACATGGATGATATTGATATTTCGATGGGCGACAACAACCATACGGCTTCATTGCGTGTGGCTTATGGCTACCAGAAAGACGAAGTGAAGGTGATGCCTTACGGAGCAGAGCCCTTATAA
- a CDS encoding bifunctional 5,10-methylenetetrahydrofolate dehydrogenase/5,10-methenyltetrahydrofolate cyclohydrolase, producing the protein MTIIDGKKISAEVKAELKEEVDALLAEGGKAPHLAAVLIGDNGASETYVASKIRSCEQIGFKSSLIRRDSNVSEAEVLEIIAELNNDEDVDGFIVQLPLPDHINVDKVIEAIDPKKDVDGFHPINIGRMAKGLPAYISATPYGILELLKRYEIETSGKHCVVVGRSQIVGLPMSILMQRNDYPGNCTVTLTHSRTQNIKAVIQSADIVIAALGRPEFITGEMIKEGAVVIDVGLTRVVDESKKKGYALKGDVKFDEVAPKASYITPVPGGVGLMTVAALMHNTLKAARKEIYA; encoded by the coding sequence ATGACCATAATCGACGGCAAAAAGATTTCTGCGGAAGTAAAAGCCGAACTCAAAGAAGAAGTGGACGCCCTTTTGGCCGAAGGTGGAAAAGCTCCGCATTTGGCCGCAGTTTTAATAGGCGACAATGGAGCCAGCGAAACTTATGTAGCCAGCAAAATAAGATCGTGCGAACAAATCGGTTTTAAATCGAGCCTTATTCGTCGCGACTCAAACGTGAGCGAAGCCGAAGTGTTGGAAATCATTGCTGAGCTTAACAACGATGAAGATGTAGACGGCTTTATCGTTCAATTGCCTCTTCCAGATCACATCAATGTAGATAAAGTAATTGAAGCCATCGACCCAAAAAAAGACGTAGACGGCTTTCATCCCATCAATATAGGCCGCATGGCCAAAGGGCTTCCGGCTTACATTTCGGCCACCCCTTACGGTATCCTCGAATTGTTGAAACGCTACGAAATAGAAACTTCTGGAAAGCACTGCGTGGTGGTAGGCAGAAGCCAAATTGTGGGCTTGCCCATGAGCATTTTGATGCAAAGAAACGATTATCCTGGCAACTGCACGGTTACGCTTACGCACAGCCGTACACAGAACATCAAGGCTGTCATTCAGTCTGCTGATATTGTGATCGCGGCTTTGGGAAGACCCGAATTTATCACAGGCGAAATGATAAAAGAAGGAGCCGTGGTTATCGATGTGGGCCTAACCCGCGTGGTGGATGAAAGCAAGAAAAAAGGCTATGCCTTGAAAGGTGACGTCAAGTTTGATGAAGTGGCTCCGAAAGCCAGTTACATCACGCCCGTACCTGGCGGTGTAGGCCTAATGACTGTTGCCGCATTGATGCACAACACGTTGAAAGCTGCACGAAAAGAGATTTACGCTTAA
- a CDS encoding AAA family ATPase → MLVGIGGVSRSGKSTLAHSLVNTLRAMDYQAIVLNQDNYVKHSHLIPKIKDKIDWENPESIDLPLLLEVTAFYLSKFEIVILDGFLVYHFDELNTLYDKKIFLEIDKDTFFERKRADRRWGPIPDWYIAYIWEAYEKFGQIPEQWTGVLQLSGENFSEFEKVVDYLDIKPK, encoded by the coding sequence ATGCTGGTCGGAATAGGCGGTGTAAGCCGATCGGGAAAAAGCACTTTGGCTCATAGTCTGGTAAATACTTTGCGTGCAATGGATTATCAGGCCATTGTGTTGAATCAGGACAATTATGTGAAGCACAGCCATTTAATTCCGAAAATCAAGGATAAAATCGACTGGGAAAATCCTGAATCAATCGATTTGCCTTTGCTTCTTGAAGTGACTGCGTTTTACCTGTCGAAATTTGAGATCGTCATTCTCGACGGTTTTTTGGTCTATCATTTCGATGAACTGAATACACTTTACGACAAGAAAATCTTTCTTGAAATAGACAAGGATACATTTTTTGAAAGAAAAAGGGCCGATCGCCGCTGGGGGCCTATACCCGACTGGTACATCGCATACATTTGGGAAGCCTACGAAAAGTTTGGGCAAATTCCCGAGCAGTGGACCGGTGTACTGCAACTTTCGGGCGAAAATTTTTCCGAATTCGAGAAAGTCGTTGATTATCTCGATATTAAGCCTAAATAA
- a CDS encoding DUF853 domain-containing protein: MSKIEDFQAAIQKGYTFKGQSLLLGAAKLDNQVVEATQVRIPLKTMNRHGLIAGATGTGKTKSLQVLAESLSEQSVPVLLMDIKGDLSGLAASGEAKDFILDRTKAAGVEYKPQGFPVELLTLSDEKGVRLRATVSEFGPILLGKILGLNDTQEGIVSVIFKYCDDNGLPLLDLKDFIKVLQFVSEEGKDEFEDSYGRMSSSSLGTIMRKVIELQQQGADLFFGETSFDVDDLMRIDENGFGKINILRVTDLLDRPKLFSTFMLSLLAELYAGLPEAGDEDRPKLVIFIDEAHLVFQEASKALLQQIETVVKLIRSKGVGVYFATQNPQDIPASVLSQLGLKIQHALRAFTASDRKKIKEAADNYPLTDFFDTEIAMTSMGIGEALVTALNEKGMPTPLAVTYMCPPRSRMDVLSDSEIDALVDDSKLVKKYKENIDRESAYEMLGKKLDKAAELEAQEKAAEPKTRRSTRAEKSTLETILGSSAARQVGRTAANLLTRSLLGALGVSTRKKKWF, encoded by the coding sequence ATGAGCAAAATCGAAGATTTCCAAGCTGCCATCCAGAAAGGCTACACTTTCAAAGGCCAAAGCCTATTGTTGGGGGCAGCCAAACTAGACAATCAAGTCGTGGAAGCCACACAAGTTCGTATCCCATTGAAAACCATGAATCGCCACGGCCTAATCGCCGGAGCGACCGGTACGGGCAAAACCAAAAGTTTACAAGTTTTGGCCGAATCGCTCTCCGAGCAATCCGTACCCGTTTTGCTTATGGATATTAAAGGTGATTTAAGTGGCCTTGCGGCATCTGGCGAAGCCAAAGACTTTATTCTCGACCGCACCAAAGCGGCTGGAGTTGAATACAAACCGCAGGGTTTCCCCGTTGAATTGCTTACACTTAGCGACGAGAAAGGTGTCAGACTTCGGGCTACTGTTTCAGAATTTGGCCCCATTCTATTGGGTAAAATATTGGGTCTGAACGATACACAAGAAGGCATTGTTTCGGTGATTTTCAAATATTGTGATGACAATGGCCTGCCCCTACTCGACCTGAAAGATTTCATCAAGGTTTTGCAATTTGTCAGTGAAGAAGGGAAAGATGAATTTGAAGACAGCTACGGCAGAATGTCCTCTTCATCTTTGGGTACAATCATGCGAAAAGTGATCGAATTGCAACAGCAGGGTGCCGATCTTTTCTTTGGCGAAACCAGTTTCGATGTGGATGACCTCATGCGAATCGACGAAAACGGCTTTGGAAAAATCAATATACTGCGGGTCACCGACTTGCTCGATAGGCCAAAACTCTTCTCGACTTTTATGCTCAGCTTGCTTGCGGAGCTCTACGCTGGGCTACCCGAAGCAGGCGACGAAGACCGCCCTAAATTGGTAATCTTTATCGATGAGGCCCATCTGGTGTTCCAAGAAGCTTCAAAGGCTTTACTTCAGCAAATAGAAACCGTTGTTAAACTTATCCGTTCGAAAGGCGTTGGCGTATATTTTGCCACGCAAAACCCGCAGGATATTCCCGCTTCGGTTTTGAGTCAATTGGGATTGAAAATCCAACACGCCTTGCGGGCCTTTACCGCATCGGATCGGAAAAAAATAAAAGAAGCTGCCGACAATTATCCGCTGACGGACTTTTTTGATACGGAAATCGCCATGACCTCCATGGGTATTGGCGAGGCTCTGGTTACCGCCCTCAACGAAAAAGGCATGCCCACACCTTTGGCCGTGACATACATGTGTCCGCCACGCAGCCGAATGGACGTACTCAGCGATAGCGAAATCGACGCCCTAGTTGACGATTCGAAATTGGTCAAAAAATACAAAGAGAATATTGACCGCGAGAGTGCATATGAAATGTTGGGCAAAAAGCTGGATAAAGCGGCGGAATTGGAAGCTCAAGAAAAAGCCGCCGAGCCCAAAACACGCAGAAGCACACGTGCGGAAAAGTCGACTTTAGAGACTATTTTGGGCAGTTCTGCCGCAAGGCAAGTGGGTCGCACAGCCGCCAATCTCCTTACACGTTCTCTCTTGGGAGCATTGGGCGTGAGTACCCGAAAAAAGAAATGGTTTTAA
- a CDS encoding class I SAM-dependent methyltransferase: MEEFNRKTHWETVYANKALEEVSWYQRVPETSLSFFARFEVPLEAKIIDVGGGDSYLVDFLLEAGYCDITVLDVSGKAIARAKERLGKKAEMVKWIVADAADFDPPEKYDFWHDRAAFHFLNDSSELVGYVQSAEKGLRKGGLLAIGTFSEKGPAKCSGISIRQYSADSLKAQFELGFNSLECFSVDHKTPFDTVQNFVFCTFERV; the protein is encoded by the coding sequence ATGGAAGAATTCAATCGCAAAACCCATTGGGAAACAGTGTATGCAAACAAGGCTTTGGAAGAAGTGTCTTGGTATCAACGAGTACCCGAAACCTCTTTGTCGTTTTTCGCCCGTTTTGAAGTGCCTTTGGAAGCCAAAATTATTGATGTTGGCGGAGGTGATAGTTATTTGGTGGATTTTTTGCTTGAAGCCGGTTATTGCGATATCACGGTGTTGGATGTGTCGGGAAAAGCCATCGCGAGGGCGAAGGAAAGGTTGGGCAAAAAAGCAGAAATGGTAAAATGGATTGTGGCCGATGCTGCAGATTTCGACCCTCCCGAAAAGTATGACTTTTGGCACGACAGGGCGGCCTTTCATTTCTTGAACGATTCTTCGGAGCTTGTTGGCTATGTGCAATCGGCAGAAAAAGGATTGCGAAAAGGAGGTCTATTGGCCATCGGCACATTTTCGGAGAAGGGACCTGCAAAATGCAGCGGGATTTCCATCAGGCAATATTCGGCCGACTCTTTGAAAGCACAATTCGAATTGGGATTTAATTCGTTGGAATGCTTTTCTGTAGATCACAAAACACCCTTTGATACCGTACAAAACTTTGTTTTCTGTACCTTTGAGCGGGTTTGA